A window of Flavobacterium branchiarum genomic DNA:
GGAAGATCAGTTTTATGTAATGGGCGAAGTGGGCGCAGGTTTTGCAGTAACAAACGGATACAACGACACTACTTTTTTATGGGCACCAGGAATTGGGTATGCTAATAAATATGTTGATATAAGTGTGCGATATGAAGATTACACAAAATTCAACACGAATCAAGTTGCATTGCGATTAGCATACGGATTTAAATTGTAAAAGACACTATTCATTAAAAAGCCTTTCTTACGAAAGGCTTTTTTAGTTTACATAATTTACTGTAAAGGAGAAAAATCGTTTAATATCAATAAAAGCAACAATACAAACTACTGCCAAAAGCACTTATAGCCTTTACTCTACACCATACATCAACCCACCTCATCCTTCTTCTTTCCTCTCTAATCTTTCCTCAATAATCTTTCCTCAATAATCTTTCCTCTATAATCTTTCCTCTATAATCTTTCCTCTATAATCTTTCCTCTATAATCTTTCCTCTATAATCTTTCCTCTATAATCTTTCCTCTATAATCTTTCCTCTATAATCTTTCCTCTATAATCTTTCCTCTATCCTCTCTTTAAATACCTAGCATCAGTCAATGTTTTCATAAAAGCAATAAGTTGTTTCTTTTCAATTTCGGTTAAGTTCAATTTATCCTCAGGCAAAGTTTGATTCGGAAGGTCAAATCCTAAACCTATGCCTCCACCATCATTATAAAAATCAACAACTTCTTCCAAAGTATTATAAACGCCGTTATGCATATAAGGAGCGGTAAGTTCGATATTTCTTATCGTAGGTGTTTTAAACGAATGCTTATGAATTGCTGCTTGGGTTACTACAAACTTGCCTAAATCTCCATCAAGCGTTTTGTTTTTATTTGGCGTACCCAATACTTCACTTTCTGACTTATCAAAATTAGGCGGAACAGTTCCGTTTGTAAGCGGAATAAAATGGCAGGTTGCACATTTGGCTTTACCAGCAAACAAATTAAAACCAGCTTTTTCATCAGCAGTAAAAGTGCCTTTGTTTTGCATATAACGATCAAATTTAGAGTCATAATTACTCAAAGAACGAATGTACGATGCCAAAGCATTTTTTATTTCAAATTCATTTATTTCACCTTTTGGAAATGCTTTTTTAAACTCTTTCACATACGTAGTATCTTTTTGAATCGCCAATGCCGATTTCTCCAAAGACCCATGCATTTCATTTTCATTTTTGATAACTGCTATTGCCTGATCTTCGAGATAACTTACTCGAGAATCAGAGAAAAACACACGCTGAAAAGCGATATTAGCTAGAGTTGGTGTATTACGCTGAAGCAACGATTTTCCGTCTAAAGAAACTGCTCGTTCCAATCCATCCGTAAAAGCCTTCTCTTCATGGTGGCATGAAGCACAAGAACGAGTGTTGTTCCCAGATAAAATAGGATCATTAAATAGTTTTTTACCCAAAGTAATTTTCTCAGGCGTTGTTTTATAATCAGGAAACCCCGAAAAAGCTTCTGCATCAAATGCAGTTGCATCAAAGATAGTTTGAGCAGTTGGTTTCAAGCCTTTCGTTTCTTTCATAAACGGAATCCCTAATTCAATTTGGGATTTATAAAGTCCCCTACTTAATGGATTAGCAATTTCTCTGATAAAAAAAGCACGATCAAAAGCATTAAAATTGGTATTTGTTTTTAAATAGTTTTTCCCTTTCTCTAAAATAGTAAGAACTTCTTTAGCGTTTGTAACTTTCTTATCTGTTATAAAAACACGATAATATTTTTCTATCGTTTCTAAAGACACCAAAGCTTCAGGGATTGAATTAAAAACAACAGGCGAATCAAATCCTGTAATTCCCATGGTAATTATACGATAGACTTGCAATCGCATAGCATCAAAAACATGTGCATCTGTTAACTCTGTAGTACTCGCAACCTTTTCTAAACGAGTTAAGTTAGCAGCAAGAACTCCCAATTCTTGAACTAATTCTCTCTTACTACTCACATTGTATTTAGGAAAAATTAATTCTTCGATAACCTGAAACCCCTCAGGTGGCACTGTTACCTTATCATTTTCTTCAAACTCTGGTATTGCAGGGCCATTGATGGCTTTAGAAACTGTAGGCGCATAATATTCACTAATCATTTCAACTTTCTTATAACTTTCATGCGCTTCTAGAAATTGTCTTTGAATTTGTGCTTCGGTTGAGTCTGATTGAACCGAATATTTAAGCTTGGCAACTTTTTGAATCAATAAAGTAATATCTGCTTTAAACAATTCATTTACTTCTTGATGTTTGTTTTTTTTCTGACAGGCAACAAATGCTACTAGCAACAACAAACAATATATTTTTTTCATGATTTAATACCGATTATAAAGAGGAATATTCAGAAAAACAGAAACCACTACCTCAATTTGAAGTAGTGGATAGCTGTTTTATAATTACTTAAAATTTATCTTGCTAAACCTTTAAGAACTAAGATTTGACTTGCTTGTTGCTCATTAGGGCGGTTAGTTCCCCCATCAACACCTTTGTATTTATTGCCAGTCCAGCTATGTGGCTGAACGCTTAACATAAAAGTATCTTCGATACCAACTTGCTCAGAGACATCGATTAAAGCACCATATTCCCAATCTCCAAATTTAGACATCCCTCCTACGTTATACTTAGCAGCATCCGCTTGCGTACGACGGTGATCTAATTCAACTACAACTTTTAAATCTTTTGTTGCAATATTGTATTGATAAATGTAAGCATCGTGAGTTTCATCGCCATATCCGTTTGCATCTTCCTGAACGTAAACAAAGTTTTTAGTTACACAGATATTATCTGGATTTTGAAATTTACCAGCAATTCCAGAACGGTTATCACCATCAAGAATAACCTCTAGCGTTCCTTTTAATGGATCAGCTGCATCAAGGTTCAATCTATAAACTCTACCATATTTTGTTCTAGAACCATCTGCATTAGTTCCTGTTGTGTTTTGTCCAGTAACATTAAAATACAATTCGCGGTCAGCAGTACCTCCACCTTTACGGTAATCTAAATCTTCTACACGACCAAATTTAATAGCTTTCAACGTATTTACCGATGCATTAATTTGAGCTCCAGTTAGCGTTTTATGATTATCGATTTTCACAAAAGAAACAGGATATGTTTTACTAACATCCATATCTTTCTCTCTTTGGTTATCGTCATTTCTTTTCAACATATATAAAGAACCACCAGATAAATCACCTACCGTATTAGACACATACATAAAAACCTGACCTCCGTAAGTTCCAGAGTCATCATCGCCAATTACAACAACCGTTTTACCTTTGTAAGCTCCTGTACGCAGAGGCAACGCATTTTCGGCACTTAAACGACCAAAACCAGCTAATTCTTTAGATACCGATGCAGAACCCACACTACCATTAGGATCTAATGCATGCGTACGAGACTCTTCTCCAGACTCTCCACAAGTTAAATATAAAGGTCCAAAACCATGTTCTGCAGGTGTAGCCATTGTAGCACCACATAATCTCCAAGTTCCTCCACTAGAATTTAACAAATATTCCCCTTTAGTAGGTTTGAATGTTTTGTCAAGAGTAATTCTAGAAACCGCAAAATTGTCTTCGTTGTTCACCAAAAAAGTAAAAGTCCCATCTGTATTTCTTAACAAGCCAGAACCATCAGCAGAACCTCCAAAAACAAACTTTGGACTATCCGGAAAAACATCATCAGAACTAAAAAGAGAATAAATCTTTAAGTTTTCAAAACCTGCTTTCGCTTTCAATAAACTTGGCGTAACAGATTGGTCTTTTAATACAACACTAGATGTTGCTACTTCCTCTTGATCTTTAGAGTCATTATTACATGATGTAATTAACGATCCTAGAATAATTAGGGGTAAAATAATTCTTTTCATTTTTAGTAAAAGTTGGTTTATATTTTTTTTAGCAAAGTAAATCCCCACTCTTTAACTTAAAATGACTTAGATATTATCAAAAAAACAATACTCCAATCAAAAAACGGTAACAAACCCTAAAAAAATTAACATTAAATTAGTAATCCAAAACATTCATAAACTTGCAATAACATCAAACCAAAAAAAAGAGCCTTATTTCTAAGACTCGTTTTTTAACTGTTGTTCATACATTTTAATATTATCCTTTATCTTCTCATCGAGTTCAGGTTCTTTAATATCAGTATGTTTTTCCATTACCTCCCAAATAATCTTAGCCACGATATAACGCGCCATTTCTTTATCGTCAGCTGGAATAATGTACCAAGGAGCGTCTTTAGTTGAAGTCTTATTTATAGCCTCCTCATAATACTGCATATATTCCTCCCAATGTCCTCTTTCTTTCAAATCAGATAGCGAAAACTTCCAATTGTGTTTCTCCTTCTCCAGTCGGCGCAATAAACGTTGGCGTTGCTCTTCTTTACTTAAATGCATGTAAAACTTAAAAACAATAGTTCCATTTTGAGTAATATGTCTTTCAAAATTATTGATTTGGTCAATTCTATCTTTCCAAAAATGCTCAGGAATATCTTCTACCTTCTCAATTCCAGGTAAATTCTCATTTAATATAAACTCAGGATGCACACGAGTAACCAAAACATTCTCGTAATGCGTACGATTAAAAATCGCATACTTTCCTTTTTCGGGCAAAGCAAGATAATGTCTCCATAAATAATCATGTTCCAATTCACTCGAATTAGGCGTTTTAAAGCTATGAACCACAACCCCACGCGGATTAAACTCCTTAAACACTTCACGAATCAAACTATCCTTCCCAGAAGTATCCATTCCCTGCAAACAAATCAAAACTCCGTATCTATTGTGAGCATACATAACATCCTGCAGTTTACTTAATTTGGCTTGCACCTTATCCAGCTTAACTTCCTTCTCCTTCTCGTCGGCATCGATATCCAACAAAGTAGGAATATTTGATAATTTAATTTTATCAACAACTTTAAAATTCTTTGGGTCAATTGATTTCATATTTCATCGTTTTAATTAAAGTAAATATACTATTTTTGGTCAGCTTTTTCCCGCTTTGCATTACAATACTTTTCAGTAAATTGCTTTTTTCTAATAAAGTAACAGGAGCTTCCGCAGGTCGCTCTATTCCTTCAAGAAAAAACAACAATTTCATTTCAAACTATTTTCATTTCAATCGGGGCTAAAACAACAGAATCAAAACAACAATCATGGAAAAATTCACACTCGAAATCTTATTCCAAATCATAGGAATCGGTTCGGCATCAGGACTACTATATCAAGACAACGCACTATTCATAATTGGAGACAATAGCGGTTATTTATATGAATACAACATCGATAATACCGATTTAAAAAAGCATGAACTAATTGCAAATCCAACCGAAAACATTGCAAAAAATCTAAAGCCCGATTTTGAATCCATCACAAATCATAATGATACCCTTTACATTTTTGGTTCTGGTTCAACCGATCAAAGAAACAAAATGATAGAATTCGATTTAAAGTCAAAAACCAAAATTGCAACAAACAATCTAACCGATTTTTATGCCGTAATGCAAAATTTCTCCAATATAAAACCAGAAGATTTTAATCTCGAAGGCGCCATCTTCAATGGAGAAAACTGGTACTTATTCAATCGTGGAAACGGAAAAACAAATAAAAATGCCATATTCACCATACATGCCAAGAGCTTAGGAGAAGAATTCAGTCTTATTGCTGTAGATTATAAACTCCCAAAAATAAAAGGAGTCCGAAGCAGTTTTACCGATGCTATTCTTGTTGACAATAAAATTTACTTTTTGGCTACAGCCGAAGATACAGAATCTACTTATAATGATGGAGAAATATTAGGGAGCTTCATTGGTCGAATAGATCTTAAAACCATGAAAAT
This region includes:
- a CDS encoding cytochrome-c peroxidase; the encoded protein is MKKIYCLLLLVAFVACQKKNKHQEVNELFKADITLLIQKVAKLKYSVQSDSTEAQIQRQFLEAHESYKKVEMISEYYAPTVSKAINGPAIPEFEENDKVTVPPEGFQVIEELIFPKYNVSSKRELVQELGVLAANLTRLEKVASTTELTDAHVFDAMRLQVYRIITMGITGFDSPVVFNSIPEALVSLETIEKYYRVFITDKKVTNAKEVLTILEKGKNYLKTNTNFNAFDRAFFIREIANPLSRGLYKSQIELGIPFMKETKGLKPTAQTIFDATAFDAEAFSGFPDYKTTPEKITLGKKLFNDPILSGNNTRSCASCHHEEKAFTDGLERAVSLDGKSLLQRNTPTLANIAFQRVFFSDSRVSYLEDQAIAVIKNENEMHGSLEKSALAIQKDTTYVKEFKKAFPKGEINEFEIKNALASYIRSLSNYDSKFDRYMQNKGTFTADEKAGFNLFAGKAKCATCHFIPLTNGTVPPNFDKSESEVLGTPNKNKTLDGDLGKFVVTQAAIHKHSFKTPTIRNIELTAPYMHNGVYNTLEEVVDFYNDGGGIGLGFDLPNQTLPEDKLNLTEIEKKQLIAFMKTLTDARYLKRG
- a CDS encoding alkaline phosphatase PhoX, whose amino-acid sequence is MKRIILPLIILGSLITSCNNDSKDQEEVATSSVVLKDQSVTPSLLKAKAGFENLKIYSLFSSDDVFPDSPKFVFGGSADGSGLLRNTDGTFTFLVNNEDNFAVSRITLDKTFKPTKGEYLLNSSGGTWRLCGATMATPAEHGFGPLYLTCGESGEESRTHALDPNGSVGSASVSKELAGFGRLSAENALPLRTGAYKGKTVVVIGDDDSGTYGGQVFMYVSNTVGDLSGGSLYMLKRNDDNQREKDMDVSKTYPVSFVKIDNHKTLTGAQINASVNTLKAIKFGRVEDLDYRKGGGTADRELYFNVTGQNTTGTNADGSRTKYGRVYRLNLDAADPLKGTLEVILDGDNRSGIAGKFQNPDNICVTKNFVYVQEDANGYGDETHDAYIYQYNIATKDLKVVVELDHRRTQADAAKYNVGGMSKFGDWEYGALIDVSEQVGIEDTFMLSVQPHSWTGNKYKGVDGGTNRPNEQQASQILVLKGLAR
- a CDS encoding PPK2 family polyphosphate kinase — translated: MKSIDPKNFKVVDKIKLSNIPTLLDIDADEKEKEVKLDKVQAKLSKLQDVMYAHNRYGVLICLQGMDTSGKDSLIREVFKEFNPRGVVVHSFKTPNSSELEHDYLWRHYLALPEKGKYAIFNRTHYENVLVTRVHPEFILNENLPGIEKVEDIPEHFWKDRIDQINNFERHITQNGTIVFKFYMHLSKEEQRQRLLRRLEKEKHNWKFSLSDLKERGHWEEYMQYYEEAINKTSTKDAPWYIIPADDKEMARYIVAKIIWEVMEKHTDIKEPELDEKIKDNIKMYEQQLKNES
- a CDS encoding DUF6929 family protein; the protein is MEKFTLEILFQIIGIGSASGLLYQDNALFIIGDNSGYLYEYNIDNTDLKKHELIANPTENIAKNLKPDFESITNHNDTLYIFGSGSTDQRNKMIEFDLKSKTKIATNNLTDFYAVMQNFSNIKPEDFNLEGAIFNGENWYLFNRGNGKTNKNAIFTIHAKSLGEEFSLIAVDYKLPKIKGVRSSFTDAILVDNKIYFLATAEDTESTYNDGEILGSFIGRIDLKTMKIDYTKKITSTNKFEGLTLYKKSNNQIEFLLCEDNDTDDLKTTIYKLTIPSK